A genomic region of Aspergillus oryzae RIB40 DNA, chromosome 1 contains the following coding sequences:
- a CDS encoding DUF1996 domain-containing protein (predicted protein), whose product MRSIVLSALAAGFAQAYTVTNVGLFMFKNIDPLVVPGKYTSHMHSFFGSDAITANTKTSEELQKGCSTAKNPNDYSTYWVPTLYHVDGSNYTAVPIFRFSAYYVDVNSAEIAIPQNMKLLAGNATATSQDGVDGNAGIQWFCDSQAGEEKDDAAFPTETCKYHLQTLLLFPDCANPDTLEYAYSANPDWVDGYGKNRCPIGMKRIPRLRFSIRYDLRNILPDGWSGSPPLELACGSSYCSHGDFINGWLPEAADNMVKDASSNDREYFQVSGPNGAGDEGSLCDAEDAQDSDPTHGTSDYWESVMMVNPGISTLLFFWSTYSSEDGESLAIAPSE is encoded by the exons ATGCGCTCTATCGTTCTGTCTGCCCTGGCGGCGGGATTTGCACAAGCTTACACGGTGACGAACGTTGGGTTGTTCATGTTCAAAAACATCGATCCCCTGGTGGTCCCGGGAAAATACACCAGCCATATGCATAGTTTCTTTGGCTCCGATGCTATCACTGCGAACACTAAAACATCTGAGGAGTTGCAGAAGGGCTGCTCCACGGCCAAGAACCCCAACGATTATTCGACATACT GGGTTCCAACCCTCTATCATGTCGATGGTTCAAATTATACCGCAGTACCTATCTTCAGATTCAGCGCGTACTATGTCGACGTCAACAGTGCCGAGATTGCAATCCCCCAAAACATGAAACTTCTGGCGGGCAATGCCACTGCTACGTCCCAGGACGGCGTGGATGGCAACGCTGGCATTCAATGGTTCTGTGACAGCCAggcaggagaggagaaggacgacGCAGCCTTCCCAACGGAGACGTGCAAGTACCATCTGCAGactcttctcctcttccccgaCTGTGCCAACCCAGACACTCTAGAGTATGCCTACTCGGCCAACCCAGATTGGGTGGATGGCTACGGCAAGAATCGTTGCCCAATTGGTATGAAGCGTATCCCTCGTCTCCGGTTCTCTATCCGCTACGACTTGCGGAATATCCTGCCAGACGGCTGGTCCGGTAGCCCTCCCTTGGAACTCGCCTGCGGCTCCTCATACTGCAGCCACGGAGACTTCATCAACGGATGGCTTCCAGAGGCTGCGGATAACATGGTGAAGGACGCCTCCTCCAATGACCGCGAGTATTTCCAGGTCTCGGGTCCCAATGGAGCGGGTGACGAAGGTTCCTTGTGCGATGCGGAGGATGCTCAGGATAGTGACCCTACCCACGGTACCAGCGACTACTGGGAGAGTGTGATGATGG TAAATCCAGGAATTTCCACactacttttcttttggtctACTTATTCCTCTGAGGACGGTGAGAGTCTGGCCATCGCTCCATCTGAGTAA
- a CDS encoding class I SAM-dependent methyltransferase (predicted protein), giving the protein MDMMSVSTAAFAPAAASGSDLHSILSSTGPTRAATSTSSLNSLTDYTNYPLIRQGERTYLRDPESLYPLPCDLPEIHRQTLRSLMLLRVFGGPFCNPYFADRPPQRVLEIACGSGLWSSLSHDYFARRGARNVAFHGIDLVSLAPDLRKKGVNWQFKRHDLRKPRLPFPDDYFDFVFIKDASMCPSSPAQQASGLSEPLRVLKPGGVLEIWDSDSVFRSLLPNPAPARKLASRELEIADATATYTFSPATPFTRVQNKFLQDYNSWAEKAFDRRKLTALPCSTIGLSFNSEVDVLEKVDSRRIAIPLGDLRWERESKDSSGGARKQLTADQMSIRRTALLTVIQMIEGMEPILMEASGKSRDEWDRWWTAMMADVFQKGGLANGECLEVSAWWGQKKNPSTKNS; this is encoded by the coding sequence ATGGATATGATGTCAGTCAGCACGGCGGCGTTCGCCccagctgcagcttctggCTCCGACCTGCATTCGATCCTAAGCTCAACCGGTCCTACCAGAGCAGCGACGTCGACTTCCTCGCTCAATTCCTTGACTGACTACACGAACTATCCTCTGATCCGTCAGGGCGAACGCACGTACTTGCGCGACCCCGAAAGTCTGTACCCTTTACCATGCGATCTCCCGGAAATTCATCGCCAAACGCTGCGCTCTCTAATGCTGCTGCGCGTTTTCGGAGGCCCTTTCTGCAACCCATACTTTGCCGATCGCCCTCCCCAGCGTGTCCTCGAAATTGCATGTGGTTCGGGTCTCTGGTCTAGCTTGTCTCATGACTATTTCGCCCGTCGTGGCGCTCGCAATGTTGCTTTCCATGGTATTGACCTCGTTTCCTTGGCCCCTGACTTGCGCAAAAAGGGTGTCAATTGGCAATTTAAGCGCCATGATCTACGGAAGCCTCGTTTGCCTTTCCCAGACGATTATTTcgacttcgtcttcattAAGGATGCGTCGATGTGCCCCTCCAGTCCAGCGCAGCAGGCGTCCGGCTTGAGCGAGCCGCTGCGCGTTCTCAAACCGGGCGGCGTCCTGGAAATATGGGATTCCGATTCGGTATTCCGATCATTGCTCCCTAATCCTGCGCCCGCTCGTAAATTAGCATCGAGGGAACTGGAAATTGCGGATGCGACCGCAACCTACACATTTTCGCCTGCCACTCCATTCACACGAGTGCAGAACAAATTCCTCCAAGACTACAACTCTTGGGCTGAGAAGGCATTCGACCGTCGCAAACTCACTGCACTACCTTGTTCCACGATTGGActttccttcaactccgaGGTGGACGTCTTAGAGAAGGTAGATAGCCGCCGGATTGCTATACCACTGGGCGACTTACGGTGGGAACGAGAAAGCAAGGATTCTAGCGGCGGCGCGCGGAAGCAATTAACGGCAGATCAAATGTCCATCCGGCGCACAGCTCTTTTGACCGTGATTCAGATGATCGAGGGCATGGAGCCTATCCTCATGGAGGCCAGCGGGAAGAGTAGAGATGAATGGGATAGGTGGTGGACAGCCATGATGGCCGATGTGTTCCAGAAAGGGGGCCTTGCAAACGGCGAATGTTTGGAAGTGAGTGCTTGGTGgggccaaaagaaaaacccTAGCACAAAGAACTCATAG
- a CDS encoding tRNA (adenine-N(1)-)-methyltransferase (predicted protein) translates to MARMLQSLRRALGLTSPKPVTAFRRSIDTDFSFFREGDRAIVHGKTPSLTKPLRQGQKTDLRRGYLEHNNIIGRRVRERIQAQKGQHNLNCPKGHERKSRTLPNIASHPSTGPEYRLTLPTLDEYVALTPRLVTPIYAADANLIVSLLDIHVAPPAEGEERTQQPLEILESGTGHGSLTLHLARAIQAANSTPPPLPAQSQIQYLQGRPIRPDEEPEEKNKESAPTNETPIDPAQQQWDAWRTQRRAIIHTVDVSPKFSAHAEKTVRGFRRGLYAGNVDFYVGHVENWIAEQKRLRTPTSLLPLTQKTADPFLSYAILDMPASHQRIPHVAPILKENGVLAVFMPSITQIGDCVNLIRRQKLPFILEKVVELGPGISSGRQWDVRFAVKKSRADPSSWNESSEPSEGAVQQDRETLDEGSVESVSVPEEAPKEEDSVLVCRPKVGSRIVGGGFVGIWRRIEDSQKQ, encoded by the exons ATGGCTCGTATGCTTCAGTCGCTGCGGCGAGCCTTGGGACTGACTTCGCCCAAGCCAGTCACTGCGTTCCGTAGGTCTATCGATAcagacttctccttctttcgag AGGGAGACCGAGCCATTGTCCATGGCAAAACCCCATCGTTAACGAAACCCCTGCGACAGGGTCAGAAAACAGACCTCCGGCGTGGGTACCTAGAgcacaacaacatcatcggTCGGCGAGTGCGCGAGCGAATTCAGGCACAGAAAGGTCAGCATAATCTCAATTGCCCAAAGGGAcatgaaaggaaaagtcGAACCTTGCCTAACATCGCTTCCCACCCGAGTACAGGCCCCGAATATCGACTCACACTTCCTACACTGGACGAATATGTCGCCCTGACGCCTCGCTTGGTAACACCG ATCTACGCCGCGGACGCCAATCTCATCGTCTCCCtacttgatatccatgtAGCACCtccagcagaaggagaagaacgCACTCAACAGCCTCTCGAAATCCTCGAGTCCGGCACCGGCCATGGTTCCCTAACACTGCACCTGGCGCGCGCAATCCAAGCCGCAAACTCAACACCCCCGCCGCTACCAGCTCAATCCCAGATCCAATACCTCCAAGGCCGACCCATACGACCGGACGAggaaccagaagaaaagaacaaagaaagcgCACCCACTAACGAGACACCGATTGACCCagcccaacaacaatggGACGCCTGGCGCACTCAACGCAGAGCCATAATCCACACCGTGGACGTGTCTCCAAAGTTCTCCGCCCACGCCGAGAAAACCGTCCGCGGCTTCCGACGGGGTCTCTACGCAGGCAACGTCGATTTCTACGTAGGCCACGTCGAGAACTGGATAGCAGAGCAGAAACGACTCCGCACGCCAACTAGCCTTCTACCCCTAACACAGAAAACGGCGGACCCGTTCCTCTCATATGCGATCCTGGATATGCCAGCCTCACACCAGCGCATTCCCCACGTGGCCCCGATTCTGAAAGAGAACGGCGTGCTCGCTGTCTTCATGCCCAGTATCACCCAGATCGGTGATTGCGTGAATCTGATCCGTCGGCAGAAGTTGCCATTcatcctggagaaggtcgTTGAGCTCGGTCCCGGCATCAGTAGCGGACGTCAATGGGACGTCCGCTTTGCGGTGAAGAAGTCTCGTGCGGATCCCTCGTCGTGGAATGAGTCCTCTGAACCGAGCGAAGGAGCTGTTCAGCAGGATCGGGAGACTCTTGACGAAGGTTCCGTGGAGAGCGTCTCTGTCCCTGAGGAAGCGcccaaggaagaagatagTGTGCTTGTTTGCCGGCCGAAGGTCGGATCACGTATAGTGGGCGGAGGGTTTGTTGGAATATGGAGACGCATAGAGGATTCCCAGAAACAGTGA
- a CDS encoding CCR4-Not complex 3'-5'-exoribonuclease subunit Ccr4 (glucose-repressible alcohol dehydrogenase transcriptional effector CCR4 and related proteins): MADGTYRFQQPGAGQFFFQTQQQQPSHQRHLVRNGTNSPTGRLKFSHDTPSPSRSPPLGQAAALNPFTMYSQTHQGQHVLMNGGQAHQRFGMQMPKFQSQSHHPHPAQQAHHHTHHNQASHNINHQHNFSSGALAAATPHFTPSHMQNGAHANVDEDIDESMNEHWQQQLQLAAESRQASSPHYYARAVAQQTKGIQIAPSQPEPQENGGDVKNGLTKVKASPRQGWYALDFGGQGLRALSTSLFSYDFLKELYLNHNKLKALPQTIGQLRKLEHLDLSGNDLTELPEEIGMLTSLKKLYLFDNNIRTLPYEMGYLYRLDTLGIEGNPLNDILKSQIMKEGTRALIKYLREEMPENPPPPDRDWVILDETAGTSTEKITVLSYNALCDSSATQSHFGYTPSRALSWEFRRDVILSELRSHDSDIVCLQEVDQGSYNGYFREQLAYNGYKGVYWPRGRAMGMQEEEAKSVDGCATFFKGTKFILLDKQMINFGQTAVRRPDAKGQDDIYNRLWQKDHIAVVVFLENRLTGSRFIVVNAHLYWDPAFKDVKLIQTAILMEEITKLSETYAKWPACTDKTAFRFSEAEGGEAQTPPEPAPSMEYSSGDQIPLFMCGDFNSSPGSAAYNLIANGRLTEEHPDLEKRLYGNLSRVGMTHPFKLKSAYNSIGELSFTNYTPDFKDILDYIWFTSNTLHVSALLGEVDKDYLQKVPGFPNFHFPSDHIALFAEFVVKGKKGKVVEADFGPQRN, translated from the exons ATGGCAGATGGTACCTACAGGTTCCAGCAGCCTGGGGCCGGGCAGTTCTTCTTTCAAAcgcaacaacaacaaccttctcatcAACGACACCTTGTCCGGAACGGGACGAATTCTCCGACTGGAAGACTGAAATTTAGTCACGACACACCATCACCTTCACGATCTCCTCCCCTTGGCCAAGCAGCTGCGCTCAATCCATTCACTATGTACAGTCAGACACACCAAGGGCAGCATGTCCTGATGAATGGCGGCCAGGCTCACCAACGCTTCGGCATGCAGATGCCGAAGTTTCAATCCCAGAGtcaccatcctcaccctGCACAGcaagctcatcatcatacaCACCACAACCAAGCCTCCCACAATATTAACCACCAGCACAACTTCTCCAGTGGGGCGTTGGCTGCCGCTACTCCTCACTTTACCCCGAGCCACATGCAGAATGGGGCTCATGCTAACGTTGACGAAGATATCGATGAATCTATGAATGAACATTGGCAACAACAGCTTCAGCTGGCCGCTGAATCGCGGCAGGCGAGTTCCCCGCATTACTATGCCCGGGCCGTCGCTCAACAGACAAAGGGCATCCAAATCGCTCCCAGTCAGCCTGAACCCCAGGAGAACGGAGGTGATGTGAAGAATGGGCTGACGAAAGTAAAAGCATCCCCGAGGCAGGGCTGGTATGCCCTCGATTTCGGCGGACAAGGCCTCCGGGCACTCTCCACGTCTTTGTTCAGTTACGATTTCCTGAAAGAGCTGTACCTAAACCACAACAAACTCAAGGCGCTGCCTCAGACAATTGGCCAGCTGCGGAAACTGGAGCATCTGGACCTCTCGGGCAATGACCTCACCGAGCTTCCCGAGGAGATTGGCATGCTTACGagcctgaagaagctttacTTGTTCGATAACAATATCCGTACGCTCCCTTACGAAATGGGATACCTCTACCGGTTGGACACTTTGGGAATTGAAGGCAACCCATTGAACGATATTTTGAAGTCTCAAATTATGAAGGAGGGTACCAGAGCTCTGATTAAGTATCTGAGGGAAGAAATGCCAG AAAACCCCCCTCCTCCGGACAGAGATTGGGTTATTCTTGACGAGACTGCGGGCACCTCCACTGAAAAGATCACCGTCCTTTCCTATAACGCACTGTGCGATTCATCTGCAACACAGTCCCACTTCGGATATACTCCTTCTCGTGCCCTGTCATGGGAATTCAGAAGAGATGTCATCCTTAGCGAGCTAAGGTCTCATGACTCGGATATCGtttgtcttcaagaagtaGATCAAGGTAGTTACAACGGTTATTTCAGAGAACAATTGGCCTACAACGGCTACAAGGGTGTATATTGGCCTCGAGGAAGAGCCATGGGTAtgcaggaggaagaagccaagtcTGTTGATGGCTGTGCTACCTTCTTCAAGGGGACCAAGTTCATTCTTCTTGACAAGCAGATGATCAACTTTGGCCAAACAGCGGTACGGAGACCTGATGCCAAGGGCCAAGATGACATATACAACAGATTATGGCAAAAGGATCACATTGCAGTTGTTGTATTCCTTGAAAACAGGCTAACGGGCTCGCGGTTCATCGTTGTGAACGCCCATCTCTATTGGGACCCTGCCTTCAAGGATGTCAAGTTGATCCAGACAGCTATTTTGATGGAAGAGATCACGAAGCTCTCCGAGACGTACGCGAAATGGCCTGCGTGCACCGACAAAACGGCGTTCCGCTTTTCAGAAGCGGAAGGTGGTGAAGCACAAACTCCACCGGAACCTGCTCCATCCATGGAGTATAGCAGTGGCGATCAAATTCCTCTTTTCATGTGTGGAGATTTCAACTCATCGCCTGGGTCAGCGGCGTACAATCTGATTGCGAACGGACGGCTAACGGAAGAGCATCCGGATCTCGAGAAGCGACTTTATGGAAACTTGAGCCGGGTTGGTATGACCCACCCGTTCAAGCTGAAATCCGCATACAACTCGATCGGCGAGTTGAGTTTCACGAACTATACACCTGATTTTAAGGATATTCTGGACTATATCTGGTTTACATCGAATACGCTTCATGTTTCGGCGTTACTCGGCGAGGTGGACAAGGACTATCTGCAGAAAGTTCCCGGGTTCCCTAACTTTCATTTTCCTAGTGATCATATCGCATTATTTGCGGAGTTTGTTGTtaaagggaaaaagggaaaggttGTGGAGGCGGATTTTGGACCGCAACGGAATTGA
- a CDS encoding putative Phosphoserine phosphatase (predicted protein) produces MKTNPKIIFFTDFDGTITLQDSNDFLTDNLGYGQEKRRQGNLDVLENKVSFRDAFRDMLDSVKVPFNECIEQLKKNMQLDPYFVEFYHWSKENNVPIVVLSSGMTPVISALFETLLGHKPDDHLVIVANDVESRDGKDINTEGGWQIKYHDDSHFGHDKSLEIKPYAALPDNVRPTLLYAGDGVSDLSAASETDLLFAKKGRDLVTYCERQGTPFTIFESWSSILATTKDILSGKVTIKKVAQEGLETIQKEGN; encoded by the exons ATGAAGACTAACCCcaagatcatcttcttcacggACTTTGACGGAACCATTACACTTCAAGATAGCAATGACTTCTTG ACTGACAACCTCGGTTATGGACAAGAAAAACGTCGTCAAGGGAACCTTGACGTCTTGGAGAACAAAGTTAGCTTTCG TGATGCCTTCCGCGACATGCTAGACAGCGTCAAGGTTCCCTTCAATGAGTGCATCGAGCAGCTTAAGAAGAACATGCAGCTCGATCCATACTTTGTCGAATTCTACCACTGGTCCAAGGAAAACAACGTGCCAATTGTAGTATTGTCATCCGGTATGACCCCGGTCATTAGCGCCCTGTTCGAAACTCTGCTAGGACATAAGCCCGATGACCACCTTGTTATTGTCGCCAACGATGTGGAAAGCCGCGATGGCAAGGATATCAACACCGAGGGCGGCTGGCAGATTAAGTATCACGATGATAGCCATTTTGGTCACGACAAATCGCTGGAGATTAAGCCCTATGCCGCTCTGCCGGACAACGTACGCCCAACCCTATTGTATGCGGGAGACGGCGTCTCGGACTTGTCGGCTGCTTCGGAGACCGATCTTTTGTTTGCTAAGAAAGGAAGGG ATCTGGTGACCTACTGCGAGCGTCAAGGAAcacccttcaccatctttGAGAGCTGGTCCTCAATCCTCGCCACAACTAAAGACATCCTGAGCGGCAAGGTCACAATCAAGAAGGTGGCCCAGGAAGGACTCGAAACCATCCAGAAGGAGGGAAACTAA
- a CDS encoding FAD-dependent oxidoreductase (NADH-cytochrome b-5 reductase) — translation MRPLQLLRCRQLHKPPPNLNLLHKRRPSVIRHDMSSLASKKTSVPHKLRTAAEPRQNILYNVRLSHIEEVNPTVRLLHLAIPPRVQAPEEPNQSDEESDEPQPFTFAPGQWLDVHIPSISDAGGFSITSTPADAEALPSLQPTAESLAVEDEETGLPPVDPRGRDPYVELAVQKALSNPASAWLWKPKDEILGKELCIRVGGSFVWPPPSGIDLEKVKNVVLIAGGVGINPLISILSHLNNNADETPASHHPFNIHFLYSTKLPEATPQEAATSPESILDQILFLSRLRQIIHSQSQSHRLRITLDLFITSLRDTSSPLLLNQPDDLSIHSRRVSQDDLRTALTGPNGDIKPEETVCYMCGPPAMTDEFVAALRGLMGDGSDRVFFEKWW, via the exons atGCGACCCCTCCAACTCTTACGTTGCCGCCAACTCCATAAGCCACCACCCAACCTCAACCTGTTGCATAAGCGCCGTCCCTCGGTGATTCGGCACGATATGAGCTCCCTAGCCAGTAAAAAGACGTCGGTGCCTCATAAACTGCGCACCGCAGCAGAACCCCGGCAAAATATCCTGTACAATGTGCGGCTATCACATATCGAAGAGGTCAATCCTACCGTACGACTACTACACTTGGCCATCCCTCCGCGGGTGCAAGCTCCAGAGGAGCCAAATCAGAGTGACGAAGAG TCTGATGAACCTCAGCCATTTACCTTCGCTCCTGGTCAATGGCTAGATGTGCATATCCCGTCTATATCCGACGCCGGGGGCTTTAGTATcacctcaacaccagcagaTGCTGAAGCCCTCCCCTCTTTACAGCCCACAGCAGAGTCACTTGCcgtggaagatgaggaaacaGGTCTCCCTCCCGTAGACCCAAGAGGCAGAGACCCATACGTGGAACTAGCTGTTCAAAAAGCACTCTCCAATCCCGCCAGCGCCTGGCTCTGGAAACCCAAAGATGAAATCCTGGGAAAGGAGCTCTGCATCCGAGTCGGAGGCAGCTTCGTCTGGCCTCCTCCATCCGGGATAGATCTcgaaaaggtcaagaacGTAGTTCTCATCGCTGGGGGAGTGGGTATCAA TCCCTTAATCTCCATCCTTTCACATTTAAATAACAATGCCGACGAAACCCCAGCTTCACACCACCCTTTTAATATTCACTTTCTCTATTCCACTAAACTCCCAGAAGCAACACCCCAGGAGGCTGCCACATCTCCTGAGTCCATCTTGGATCAgatcctctttctctctcgcctCCGTCAAATCATTCATTCCCAGTCTCAGTCTCATCGGTTACGCATAACTCTCGATCTGTTTATTACTAGCTTACGAGATACATCGTCTCCACTTCTACTAAATCAGCCCGATGATTTGAGTATTCACTCACGGAGAGTAAGTCAGGATGATCTGCGTACTGCGCTTACCGGCCCGAATGGAGATATCAAGCCTGAGGAGACGGTTTGTTATATGTGCGGTCCGCCTGCCATGACTGATGAGTTTGTCGCTGCTCTTCGAGGTCTCATGGGGGACGGGAGTGATCgtgttttctttgaaaaATGGTGGTAG
- a CDS encoding uncharacterized protein (predicted DNA repair exonuclease SIA1), with the protein MTRRFVRAGVQLAIFALCILVFVVTLDNRFRVLPAAIHGHLPSHYSGLVVTDVTIKTCSHINPFSKCKPTSQSWTQVDKDLYLRTGWTSTAFVQFERKKEEDLLPTDKVVIDLKISRLVPETTEDTKDGEKDEETWEPRPGGIWLRRTAKRHASDSQTAITLVDVLFGADAVDPRIGWEVRDTPLLLDSRTEELEARLSIQRGDPQKMKKPVPRINEHGRFKIMQLADLHLSTGLGLCRDPIPAEPVPGQKCEADPRTLEFVERLLDEEKPDMVVLTGDQVNGETSKDAQSALFKSVKLLVDRKIPYAAIFGNHDDEGNLNRSELMAILEQLPYSVSSAGPEDIDGVGNYIVEVLGRGNSAHSALTLYLLDSHSYSPDERQFRGYDWIKPSQIRWFQNTAQGLKRKHHEYTYMHMNMAFIHIPLPEYRDPNNLFIGNWDEPPTAPGFNSGFKDALEEEGILFVSCGHDHVNDYCMLNNNKDEKPSLWMCYGGGVGFGGYGGYKDYVRRVRFFDFDMNAGRVMTYKRLEYGETEAKIDEQMIVDGGAVRGLS; encoded by the exons ATGACACGCCGATTT GTTCGCGCGGGTGTACAACTCGCAATATTTGCTCTTTGTATACTGGTTTTCGTCGTAACTCTAGATAACCGGTTTCGCGTCCTACCTGCCGCTATTCATGGCCACCTCCCTTCGCACTATTCTGGACTCGTCGTTACGGATGTGACCATAAAAACGTGCTCGCATATCAATCCCTTCTCCAAATGCAAACCTACCTCGCAATCATGGACACAAGTCGACAAAGATCTTTACTTGCGCACTGGTTGGACGTCCACCGCCTTTGTCCAATTTGAGCggaaaaaggaggaggatctACTTCCTACGGACAAAGTTGTGATCGATCTGAAGATTAGTCGGCTTGTTCCGGAGACCACTGAGGATACTAAGGATGgggagaaagacgaagaaacGTGGGAGCCGAGACCAGGTGGCATTTGGCTGAGACGAACAGCCAAGCGCCACGCGAGTGATTCGCAGACTGCGATCACCTTAGTCGATGTCCTTTTCGGTGCCGATGCGGTGGATCCACGGATTGGCTGGGAGGTCAGAGATAcgccgctgctgctggatAGTCGGACGGAGGAACTGGAAGCTCGTCTCAGTATTCAGAGGGGAGATCCtcagaaaatgaaaaaacCAGTTCCCAGGATCAATGAACATGGTCGCTTTAAGATCATGCAGCTGGCCGATTTACATTTGAGTACCGGTCTTGGATTGTGCCGTGACCCTATCCCAGCGGAACCTGTTCCGGGCCAGAAGTGTGAGGCCGACCCCCGGACACTTGAGTTTGTGGAGAGGctcctggatgaagagaagccCGATATGGTGGTCCTTACTGGTGATCAGGTGAATGGCGAAACCTCTAAGGATGCACAAAGTGCGCTTTTCAAGTCCGTCAAGCTGCTTGTGGATCGTAAGATCCCCTACGCAGCTATTTTTGGCAATCATGACGACGAGGGCAATCTCAACCGGTCGGAGCTTATGGCCATATTAGAGCAACTGCCGTATTCAGTGTCGTCGGCTGGCCCCGAGGATATAGACGGTGTTGGTAACTACATCGTCGAGGTTCTTGGCCGTGGTAATAGTGCACACTCAGCTTTGACCCTTTATCTTCTTGATTCGCATTCGTATTCGCCGGATGAACGACAATTCCGAGGTTATGACTGGATCAAGCCCAGCCAGATCCGCTGGTTCCAGAACACTGCCCAAGGCCTTAAGAGGAAACACCATGAGTATACGTACATGCACATGAACATGGCATTCATTCATATTCCACTGCCTGAATACCGTGATCCAAATAACCTGTTCATTGGGAATTGGGACGAACCCCCAACCGCTCCAGGATTTAATTCAGGCTTCAAGGATGCACTCGAAGAGGAGGGTATCCTTTTTGTTAGCTGTGGACA TGACCACGTCAATGACTACTGCATGCTtaacaataacaaagacGAGAAGCCGTCGCTCTGGATGTGCTATGGAGGAGGTGTTGGATTCGGAGGCTATGGAGGCTATAAAGATTATGTCCGGCGTGTGAggttctttgactttgacatGAATGCCGGGCGGGTTATGACATATAAGCGACTTGAATATGGCGAAACAGAGGCTAAGATCGATGAACAGATGATAGTCGACGGTGGTGCCGTGAGAGGATTGTCGTGA